Sequence from the Pirellulales bacterium genome:
ATCCGGTGACGCTCGATTATCTATACGAGGCGCAGTGCGTTCCGTGCCGGACATCGTAATCGCCGCAACGCCGGATGCCTTCAGCAGATGCATTCAGTTACAGCCGAGCGCGCCCCGGACGAGGTCGTCTCAGGGCCGCCGCAGCGTATCCGGGCTTCGTTCGGCGGCGAGTTCCGGCATACCTTCGTCGGGCAGCGCGAAGCCCGCCTCGGTTAGCGCCGCCAGATATTCTTCCGGCCGGTTGAGATTGCGCAGGCTGGCCAGCGTGGGATCGGCGACGCGTAGTTCCTCGGCCGATACCAGCCGAGTTGGCACACGGTCGTAAAGCTCGACCGGACGCAAACGATCCTCGGCCAGCAACGCCTCGATGTGCGGAATAACACGCGTGCGGTACACGGCCAGCAGGGGCTGATGGAACCCATCGACCAGCGGCACGGCAACGTCGTCGCCTTCGAGCAGACGCCACAGACATGAGATAAGTTCTGGCACCAGCAACGGCGCATCACAGCTCGTGACGAAAGCCGCCTCGCTTTCGTCGGACACCGCCGACAGTCCGGCCAACATCCCTTCCAGCGGCCCGCGCC
This genomic interval carries:
- a CDS encoding molybdenum cofactor guanylyltransferase, encoding MKTVASIILCGGRSTRMGRPKLALPFGPETLLARVARIVSSVAGPVVVVAAPGQELPELPGFVRIVRDRHEGRGPLEGMLAGLSAVSDESEAAFVTSCDAPLLVPELISCLWRLLEGDDVAVPLVDGFHQPLLAVYRTRVIPHIEALLAEDRLRPVELYDRVPTRLVSAEELRVADPTLASLRNLNRPEEYLAALTEAGFALPDEGMPELAAERSPDTLRRP